The Candidatus Binataceae bacterium genome has a window encoding:
- a CDS encoding DUF1329 domain-containing protein → MRFSWGLLVIFSCLSSTGLAQASGIKPGDVITPDNASQVADLVSPGDYVLVKQGMRMKIVPTGRLEWPPPYKQATEKYSPQVGLTGNGELQNYVAGPRYVRYRNRKTRGRFESAR, encoded by the coding sequence GTGCGATTCTCGTGGGGTCTGCTGGTAATCTTCTCGTGTCTCTCCTCTACCGGCCTTGCACAAGCGAGCGGCATCAAGCCAGGCGACGTGATCACTCCTGACAACGCATCGCAAGTGGCTGATCTCGTCAGTCCTGGCGACTATGTGCTCGTCAAGCAAGGGATGCGGATGAAGATCGTGCCGACGGGACGCCTCGAATGGCCGCCGCCATACAAGCAGGCGACCGAGAAGTATTCGCCGCAGGTCGGCCTCACCGGGAATGGCGAATTGCAGAACTACGTCGCAGGCCCTCGGTACGTTCGATATCGAAATAGAAAGACACGTGGCCGATTCGAAAGTGCTCGATAG